The proteins below are encoded in one region of Oryzias melastigma strain HK-1 linkage group LG9, ASM292280v2, whole genome shotgun sequence:
- the LOC112136349 gene encoding putative mediator of RNA polymerase II transcription subunit 12, whose translation MGRTQRTSYLAGVLMLWLLFFRESHASVKSPHGFESDTWDSRIPGFDFMSQHQVSAVQPQAPHYSPVHSETPLLTLGPKAPHNRPKQKDQDQREEDQPILQPQTLSYQLKSPPWSPNYKEDTRPAGPDHQHRPLPLGYSYPQKPGNQVYGHQQRPQSQYRGYLKVSHPEVPSRQQRPQIRDHGYSQKPNSLGLNQQQRTRPGVFSYAPKSNLEVPNQHQRTKSQSQSYFLKGPSEVPVQQRPHAYLQKPQPEAPPHQQRSPSYLQKPQPEAPPHQQRSPSYLQKPQPEVPAQQRHPSYLQKPQPEVPAQQRHPSYLQKPRPEIPAQQRPHAYLQKPQPQMPDQQRPHGYLKKPQPEAPPHQQRPHSYLRKPQPEVPTQQRPHSYLQKRQPEVQLQQRSHEYPRKPQVERQAHQRSNKPQPEGPPHQRPYSYPQKVPPEGSTPQQRPHDYLRKRQPEEPAQRRPHDYLKKPQPVVPAHQQRPNGYAQKPQQEMPSNQQSLQPISDVYFQKPRPEKPSTQQRRPQVHGSTEKLEAQVLRQQKRPNYQSFGYSETPLPRVLNYQLEPQTRGYSLKPEAQVVKYQQRTHVQSHGDHNKPQPEEPSPHRRPQGQSNQQIIPSYGSQFLLSHYFQKSVPQTSSNQQESQQGGLGHQLNSPSLPPSNQQRPWLHKYPVQEPGYQQNPLSFRHKLSSETALSDLQQNPPYLQRPTYLEPLRGGRSKQQKSSNKQDIQSEKSSHQTRPLLQGSSSVEGSRPQMPFPPGLQAQATARQKPQPQEEQREGSRPQLLIPQQRFSPQMLAHRQGSVAQQQVPEPHPLPPQGPQASEHRHGPWLWASRYAMFGSPGSSRNEE comes from the exons ATGGGACGAACTCAAAG GACCTCCTACCTCGCTGGTGTGCTGATGTTATGGCTGCTGTTCTTTAGGGAGAGTCATGCAAGTGTAAAAT CTCCTCATGGCTTTGAGTCGGACACATGGGATTCACGGATTCCTGGCTTTGATTTTATGTCACAGCACCAGGTCTCTGCAGTCCAGCCTCAAGCTCCTCACTATTCACCAGTTCATTCTGAGACGCCTCTCCTGACATTAGGGCCCAAAGCACCTCACAACCGGCCCAAGCAAAAAGACCAGGATCAGAGGGAAGAAGATCAACCAATACTTCAACCCCAGACGCTCAGCTACCAGCTTAAATCTCCTCCTTGGTCACCCAACTACAAAGAGGATACTCGACCTGCCGGACCTGACCACCAGCACAGACCTCTGCCTCTGGGGTATAGCTACCCTCAAAAACCTGGGAACCAGGTATATGGTCATCAGCAAAGACCTCAGTCTCAATATCGCGGTTACCTCAAGGTATCTCACCCAGAGGTACCAAGCCGCCAACAGAGACCTCAGATTCGAGATCATGGCTATTCCCAGAAACCTAATTCCCTGGGTCTGAATCAGCAACAGAGAACCCGGCCTGGGGTTTTTAGTTATGCCCCCAAATCTAACCTTGAGGTTCCAAATCAACACCAGAGAACCAAATCTCAGAGTCAAAGTTACTTCCTGAAAGGACCATCTGAGGTACCAGTCCAGCAGAGACCTCATGCTTACCTCCAGAAACCACAACCTGAGGCACCACCTCATCAGCAGAGATCTCCCAGTTACCTCCAGAAACCACAACCTGAGGCACCACCTCATCAGCAGAGATCTCCCAGTTACCTTCAGAAACCTCAACCTGAGGTACCAGCCCAGCAGAGACATCCCAGTTACCTTCAGAAACCTCAACCTGAGGTACCAGCCCAGCAGAGACATCCCAGTTATCTACAGAAACCTCGACCTGAGATACCAGCTCAGCAGAGACCTCATGCTTACCTCCAGAAACCACAGCCACAGATGCCAGATCAGCAGAGACCTCATGGATACCTCAAGAAACCACAACCTGAAGCACCACCTCATCAGCAGAGACCTCACAGTTACCTCCGGAAACCTCAACCCGAGGTACCAACCCAGCAGAGACCTCACAGTTACCTCCAGAAAAGACAACCTGAGGTTCAACTCCAGCAGAGATCTCACGAATATCCCCGAAAACCTCAAGTTGAGAGACAAGCCCATCAGAGATCAAATAAACCTCAACCTGAGGGACCACCCCATCAGAGACCTTACAGTTACCCCCAGAAAGTACCACCTGAGGGATCAACCCCTCAGCAGCGACCTCACGATTATCTCAGAAAAAGACAACCTGAGGAACCAGCCCAACGGAGACCTCACGATTACCTAAAGAAACCTCAACCTGTGGTGCCAGCCCATCAGCAGAGACCTAATGGTTACGCCCAGAAACCTCAGCAAGAGATGCCATCTAATCAGCAGAGCCTTCAACCCATCAGCGATGTCTATTTCCAGAAACCTAGGCCTGAGAAGCCAAGTACTCAACAGAGACGACCTCAAGTCCACGGCTCTACTGAGAAACTTGAGGCCCAAGTATTGAGGCAGCAAAAGAGACCTAATTACCAAAGCTTTGGTTACTCTGAGACACCTCTGCCCAGAGTACTAAACTACCAGCTGGAGCCTCAAACTCGTGGTTATTCACTTAAACCTGAGGCTCAGGTTGTTAAATATCAACAGAGAACCCATGTCCAGAGTCATGGCGACCACAATAAACCTCAGCCTGAGGAACCAAGTCCCCATAGAAGACCTCAGGGGCAGAGCAACCAACAAATTATCCCATCCTATGGCTCTCAATTCCTGTTGTCTCACTACTTTCAGAAATCTGTTCCTCAGACATCAAGTAACCAACAAGAGTCTCAACAGGGTGGACTTGGTCATCAACTGAATTCTCCCTCACTGCCTCCAAGCAACCAACAGAGACCTTGGCTCCACAAGTATCCTGTCCAGGAACCCGGTTATCAGCAGAATCCTCTGAGCTTCAGACACAAACTAAGTTCTGAGACTGCATTGTCAGACCTTCAGCAGAACCCCCCTTATCTCCAGAGACCGACCTACCTGGAGCCACTTCGAGGAGGCAGGTCAAAGCAGCAGAAGTCTAGTAACAAGCAGGACATTCAGTCAGAGAAGTCAAGCCACCAGACGAGGCCTCTCCTGCAGGGCAGCAGCTCTGTGGAAGGTTCTCGGCCCCAAATGCCTTTTCCACCGGGACTTCAGGCCCAAGCAACAGCTCGACAGAAACCTCAGCCCCAAGAGGAGCAGAGGGAAGGGTCAAGGCCCCAACTCCTGATCCCTCAGCAGAGATTCTCACCTCAAATGCTTGCCCATCGACAGGGCTCGGTGGCTCAACAGCAGGTACCCGAACCCCACCCTCTACCGCCACAGGGGCCTCAAGCATCAGAGCACAGGCATGGCCCTTGGCTCTGGGCTTCAAGATACGCCATGTTTGGTTCTCCTGGCTCCAGCCGCAATGAGGAATGA
- the LOC112136378 gene encoding mediator of RNA polymerase II transcription subunit 15 — protein MRLPLCAVLLWLFFEEVQASPVKPSFQSGSKSFDPSKPQQVSNYHAQVPHFQPEHRAKTRHKIKVVRYRLDPWSQIWLKSEVESYQVDPDSHVMRYQVEPQQPAQAIRHQSVPQLQFQPQRQIQPKEATNQGGSQSGSLGVESNQGQPPFQSQKAPYLAEAQNQAQVFSYQTEPQNQEESLQPAPHVLVQSSPYQVEPMTQTKELLYQNEPLTQMVSFQAEPQIQVQGLSYQSQPQSQVVSFHTEPKNQDQGLPYQGDHQMLAQGMSYQEDPQSQMTSCQAEPDLQTQGVIYQVEPQSQVASLQMEPNFQGQDLLYQAEHQMQAAREVSYKVDPPYQTFFHEAESHIRSRTPSIDADPQSQTMTHSMSNSQPHMVSYQTSPQAPSEALPSYQPEECAFFSEDQGFEPPTSA, from the exons ATGAGACTTCCTTTATG TGCTGTGCTGTTGTGGCTGTTCTTTGAAGAGGTTCAAGCTTCACCAGTGAAAC CTTCCTTTCAAAGTGGCTCTAAAAGTTTTGATCCCAGTAAGCCTCAGCAAGTCTCCAACTACCACGCCCAGGTTCCACACTTCCAACCGGAACACCGCGCCAAAACCCGCCATAAGATCAAGGTGGTCCGCTACAGACTGGATCCTTGGTCCCAAATATGGCTGAAGTCTGAAGTAGAGTCTTACCAAGTAGATCCCGACTCCCACGTAATGCGCTACCAGGTTGAGCCTCAACAACCTGCTCAGGCAATTCGCCATCAATCTGTGCctcagcttcagtttcagcCTCAACGGCAAATTCAGCCGAAGGAGGCAACCAACCAAGGTGGGTCCCAGAGTGGTTCACTGGGGGTGGAATCCAATCAGGGACAACCACCCTTCCAGTCTCAGAAAGCACCTTACCTGGCAGAGGCCCAGAATCAGGCCCAGGTGTTTTCATACCAGACAGAACCTCAAAACCAGGAGGAGTCACTTCAACCAGCTCCCCATGTTTTGGTTCAAAGTTCACCCTACCAAGTTGAGCCAATGACACAGACCAAAGAATTGCTCTACCAAAATGAACCTCTGACCCAAATGGTGTCTTTCCAGGCTGAGCCCCAGATTCAGGTCCAAGGATTATCCTACCAGTCACAGCCTCAGTCCCAAGTGGTTTCCTTCCACACAGAGCCCAAAAATCAAGACCAAGGTCTTCCATACCAGGGAGATCACCAAATGCTGGCCCAAGGAATGTCCTACCAGGAAGATCCTCAGTCCCAGATGACCTCCTGCCAAGCTGAGCCTGACCTTCAGACTCAAGGGGTGATCTACCAGGTAGAGCCTCAGTCCCAGGTTGCATCTTTGCAGATGGAGCCAAATTTTCAAGGCCAAGACTTGCTTTACCAGGCAGAGCATCAGATGCAGGCAGCCCGAGAGGTGTCCTACAAGGTAGATCCTCCGTACCAAACGTTTTTTCACGAAGCAGAATCCCATATTCGGTCTCGTACACCATCCATTGATGCAGATCCTCAATCTCAAACAATGACTCACTCAATGTCCAACTCTCAGCCCCACATGGTTTCCTATCAGACAAGCCCCCAAGCTCCAAGTGAAGCTTTGCCATCATACCAGCCTGAAGAATGTGCTTTTTTCAGTGAAGACCAAGGTTTTGAGCCACCAACATCAGCCTAA